GCCCAGCAGCGGGCCATCATCGTCGATCGGCGTAATACCTTGCTGCGCACCGCAACCGCGCGTGAGGAGCTCGCCGACCTGGCGCCCAAGCGGTACAAGGAGCTGTCCAAAGACATCGAAGAAGATCGGCTGGAGAAGATCTGCCGGCAGATCATGCTCTTTCACCTCGACCGCGGCTGGGCCGACCATCTGGCGTACCTGGCCGACATTCGGGAAAGCATCCACCTGCGGGCGCTGGGCCGGCAGAACCCGCTCGACGAGTTCCACCGGCTGGCCGTCGACGCGTTCGCGTCACTGGCCGCGGACGCGATCGAGGCGGCGCAGCAGACGTTCGAGACGGCGAACGTCCTCGAAGAGGAACAGGGCCTGGACCTGTCCAAGCTGGCCCGGCCCACCTCGACGTGGACCTACATGGTCAACGACAACCCGCTGTCCGACGACACCCTTTCGACGCTGAGCCTGCCGGGGGTCTTCCGCTAGGTGCCCTCGGACGCCGAACGCGCGTCCGGCCGCGCCCTCGGCGTTCGACTCGGCGGATTGCTCAACTCGCCCCCTCGCCGCCATGCGGCTGGGGGTGCCCCCACCGCGGTCCGCGCTGCGGACCGCTTGGTCGCCGGGCTAAGGTCACGGCTTATGGAGCCGGCGCTTCCGCCCAACCGGGTGCTGACGGTGCCCAACGCGCTGAGCGCCATTCGCCTGGTGCTCATCGGCGTTTTCGCCTACGCCCTGCTGGTCGCGCACGCCAACGGTTGGGCGGTAGGGATCTTGATGTTCAGCGGTGCGTCCGACTGGGCCGACGGCAAGATCGCCCGGGTGCTCGACCAGTCCTCGCGGCTCGGCGTTCTGCTCGACCCGGCGGTCGACCGCCTCTACATGATCTGCGTTCCGGTCGTCATGGCGGTGAGCGGGATCGTGCCGTGGTGGTTCGTCGCGGTCCTGCTGGTGCGCGACGGGCTGCTGGCCGCGACGCTGCCGGTGCTGTGGAGCCGCGGGCTGTCCGCGCTGCCGGTGACCTACATCGGGAAGGCCGCCACGTTCGCGCTGATGTCCGGTTTCCCGCTGGTCTTGTTGGGGTCGTGGGACGCCCTGTGGAGCCGGGTAGTCGGGGCCTGCGGCTGGGCGTTCCTGATCTGGGGCATGTATGCGTACCTGTGGGCGTTCGCGCTCTACATGGTGCAGATGACGTTGGTCGTCCGGCGGATACCCCGGCTCAAACACGGTGCAGGCCGTCCCGCCGAGCCCAAGACGGTCGAGCATGGCTGAGCCCGACCGCCTGCTGGGCGGCTACGACCCCAACGCCGGGCGCAGCGCCCACGTGGCGTCGCGGCCGACGCTGATCCCGGTGCCCTCCCTGCTGCGCGCCCTGCTCTCCGAACACCTGGATCCCGGTTACGCCGCGGCCGCGGAAAAGCGTCGCGACGCGGACGCGGGCGGGCGCGCACGCGCCTTCGGCTGGCTCTGGCAGGCGCTGGCGGCTCTGCTGATCGCCACGGTCTTCGCCGCCGCCGTCGCGCAGGCCCGCTCGGTTGCCCCCGGCGTGCGTTCCGCGCAGCAGTTGCTGCTGGGCAACGTGCGTTCGACGGAGGACACCGCGACCAAACTCGCCCAGCGCCGCGGCGAGCTGTCCGCACGAGTCGACGACGTGCAGCGCCGCGCTCTGGCCGACGACGCCGAAGGGCAGCGGCTGTTGGCGCGTCTCGACGCGCTCGGCCTGCCGGCGGCCAGCCGCGCGGTCATCGGTCCCGGCCTGAAGGTGACCGTGACCGATCCCGGTGCCAGCCCGAACCTTTCCGATGTTTCCAAGCAGCGGGTCAGCGGCAGCAGGCAAATCATCCTGGACCGGGACCTGCAGCTGGTCGTCAACTCGCTGTGGGCCAGCGGCGCCGAGGCGATCTCCGTCGGCGGGGTCCGCATCGGGCCCAACGTGACCATTCGGCAAGCCGGCGGGGCGATCCTGGTCGACAACACTCCCACCAGCAGCCCGTACACGATCCTGGCGGTGGGGCCGCCCCGCGCGATGCGAGACGTCTTCGACCAGAGCTCCGGACGACAGCGCCTTCAGCTGCTTGAGGTCTCCTACGGTGTCGGGGTCACCGTGGACGCCGCGGACGGGCTGACGCTGCCCGCCGGATCGATCCGGGATACCAAATTCGCCAAACAGATTGGGCCACAGTGAGAAAAGTCTTCGGCAGACCTCTCCCCCTGTGCGAGTCAACGACGGGGGATCGAGCATGATCGGCATCGCGGCGCTGGCGATCGGAATCGTGCTCGGCCTCGTCTTTCACCCCGCCGTGCCCGAGGTCGTCCAGCCGTACCTGCCCATCGCCGTGGTCGCGGCGCTCGACGCGGTGTTCGGCGGGTTGCGCGCCTATCTGGAGCGGATCTTCGACCCGAAAGTCTTCGTGATCTCGTTCGTGTTCAACGTTTTCGTGGCTGCCCTGATCGTTTACGTCGGCGACCAACTGGGCGTGGGCACGCAGTTGTCCACCGCGATCATCGTGGTGCTGGGAATCCGCATCTTCGGCAACGCCGCCGCGCTGCGGCGCAGGCTGTTCGGGGCGTGACGGGGGATGAAGTGAGCATGAGCCAGGACCCGCCCGACGGCGCCGCCGAAAGCCGTGACGCAGCAAGCCCGGCGCAGCACGGCCGCCACGAACTGCCGGCCGACAGCGCCCGCCCCGAGATCGGGCCGGTGCGGCGCACCGGACTGTCGGGGCTGATCCGCGGCGGGCGGTCCCGGCTGGCGTTCGGGACGTTGGCGGCGCTGCTGTGCCTGCTGTTGGGCATCGCCATCGTCACGCAGGTCCGCCAGAACGAGTCGGGGGATTCGCTGGAAACGGCGCGCCCCGCAGACCTCCTGGTGCTGTTGGATTCGTTACGGCAACGGGAGGCCACCCTCAACTCCGAAGTGAGCGAACTGCAGAACACGCTGAATTCCCTGCAGGCGTCCGGCAACAACGACCAGGCCGCCATTGCGGCCGCGCAGGCCAAGCTGGCGGCGCTGTCGATCTTGGCCGGCGCGGTGGGCGCCACCGGGCCGGGCGTCACCGTCACGATCGAAGACCCCGGGCCCGGGGTCTCGCCGGAGGTGATGCTCGACGTGATCAACGAACTGCGCGCCGCCGGCGCCGAGGCGATCGAAATCAACGATGGGCACCAATCCGTGCGGGTAGGTGTCGATACCTGGGTGGTGGGTATGCCTGGCTCGCTGACCATCGACACCAAGACGCTGTCGCCCCCGTATTCGATTCTGGCTATTGGGGATCCACCGACCCTGGCCGCAGCGATGAACATTCCGGGCGGTGCCGAGGACAGCATCAAGCGCGTCGGTGCGCGGATGTCCGTCCGGCAGGCCGACCGAGTGGACGTGACCACCTTGCGACAACCGAAACCGCACCAATACGCTCAGCCCGTCAAGTGAGCAATCCGCAACAGAACAGGACTAGCTGTGAGCGAAATCCCGCCCGATCTGCACTACACCGCCGAACACGAGTGGGTTCGCCGAAGCGGTGAGGACACCGTACGGGTCGGGATCACCGACTTCGCGCAGTCGGCGCTGGGCGATGTCGTCTTTGTCCAGCTGCCCGAGGTCGGCACCGAGCTGACCGCGGGTGAATCGTTCGGCGAGGTCGAGTCGACGAAGTCGGTGTCGGACCTGTACGCCCCGGTGTCGGGCAAAGTGTCCGCGGTCAATACCGATCTGGAGGGCAGTCCGCAGCTGGTCAACTCCGAACCCTACGGGGCCGGGTGGCTGGTGGATGTCCAGGTGTCCGACGCCGCCGCATTGGAGGCGGGCATCGCGTCGCTGCTCGACGCTGGGGCCTACCGCGGAACCCTGACCGAATGACGATTGCTAATGTGCCTGCCAGCCCCGCGCGGCGACGCGAACGGCGTGGCAGGCCGGCGGGGGGAGAGGCGGGCAATCGGTCTTTCGATCCTCGGGTGGGGGCACGTTGCAGACCCATGCGCGGTACCGTCGACAGAGCGACACATGAACGCACCAGCCTTAGTAATCGGCAGTACCGGGCGAAGAAACCCAGTGAGCAGCCGGCCGAGCGGCCCGGTCAGACAACGCCACAGCGGCCAGTGAGGAGCAGCGCGTGACGGACATGGACTCCGATATGGGGAAAGACCAGACCTCTGACGAAGTCACGGTGGAGACGACCTCCGTCTTTCGTGCCGACTTCCTCAACGAGCTCGATGCTCCGGCGCAGGCGGGCACCGAGAGCGCGGTATCCGGGGTGGAAGGCCTGCCGGCCGGCTCGGCGCTGCTCGTCGTCAAACGGGGACCCAACGCCGGTTCGCGATTCTTGCTCGACCAGCCCACCACGTCGGCGGGCCGGCATCCCGACAGCGACATCTTCCTCGATGACGTCACCGTCAGTCGCCGCCACGCCGAATTCAGGTTGGAAAACAACGACTTCAGCGTGGTGGATGTCGGTAGCCTCAATGGCACCTACGTCAACAGGGAGCCCGTCGATTCGGCGGTGCTAGCCAACGGCGACGAGGTGCAGATCGGCAAGTTCCGCTTGGTGTTTTTGACCGGCCCCAAGCAGGGTGAGAACGGAGGATCCGGAGGCTAGTGAGCGCACCCGATAGCCCGGCACTGGCCGGGATGTCGATTGGGGCGGTCCTGGAACTGCTGAGGCCGGACTTTCCCGATGTCACGATCTCCAAGATCCGCTTCTTGGAGGCCGAGGGACTGGTGACGCCGCAGCGCGCCGCGTCGGGCTATCGCAGATTCACCGCGTACGACTGCGCGCGGTTGCGGTTCATCCTGACCGCGCAGCGCGATCACTACCTACCGCTCAAAGTCATCCGGGCGCAATTGGACGCCCAACCCGACGGTGAACTGCCGCCCTTCGGCTCGGCCTACGCCGCGCCGCGGCTGGTGTCCGTGGCCGGGATCGGGCAGGCCGGCGCCGAGCCGGGCTCCGGGGCCGGATCCGACACCGCTGCGGTGGCGCCTTCGAGCATCCGGCTGAGTCGTGAAGCTCTGCTCGAGCGCTCCGGGGTGGGCGACGACCTGTTGACGGCGCTGCTCAAGGCGGGGGTGATCACCACCGGCCCCGGCGGCTTCTTCGACGAGCACGCCGTCGTCATCCTGCAATGCGCACGGGCGCTGTCGGAATACGGCGTCGAGCCGCGACACCTGCGGGCTTTCCGCTCCGCGGCCGACCGGCAATCCGACCTGATCGCCCAAATCGCCGGGCCGGTAGTCAAAGCCGGTAAGGCCGGCGCCCGCGATCGCGCCGACGACCTGGCGCGCGAGGTGGCGGCGCTTGCCATCACGTTGCACACGTCGCTGGTCAAATCCGCCGTTCGCGACGTTCTGCATCGCTGAGGACTAGACTTCGTCGATAGCTTGGTGTTCAGCGGCACAGCGGTAATTCGGCGTCGTCGTTGCACCGAGCACCGACACGGCAGCATATGCGGAGGGCAGACACAAATGGGTGAAGTTCGTGTTGTCGGCATTCGCGTGGAGCAGCCGCAGAACCAGCCGGTTCTGTTACTGCGCGAAACCGACGGCGACCGATACCTCCCGATCTGGATTGGTCAATCGGAGGCTGCCGCCATCGCGCTCGAGCAGCAGGGCGTCGAGCCGCCCCGCCCGCTGACGCACGACCTGATCAGGGATGTCATTGCTGCGCTTGGCCATTCGCTCAAAGAGGTGCGGATCGTCGACCTGCAAGAGGGCACCTTCTACGCCGACCTGGTCTTCGACCGCAACATCACCGTGTCGGCGCGGCCGTCGGACTCGGTGGCGATAGCGCTGCGCGTCGGCGTTCCGATCTACGTCGAGGAGGCCGTCCTGGCCCAGGCCGGCCTGCTCATCCCCGACGAGAGCGACGAAGAGGGGGGCACCGCCGTCCGCGAGGACGAGGTGGAGAAATTCAAGGAGTTCCTCGACAGCGTTTCTCCCGACGATTTCAAGGCCACTTAGACCCTTTTGCGGCCCCCTCTGCCGGCTTGGCGGACCCCGCCGGGCGGGTACTACCGTGGACACCGACATCACGGATCTGTCTCAACTATCACCGGTATGTCGACACGCCTGGCGGATAGCGCGCTCACTTAGCCCGGCGGCAGCCATACTTTGATCACGACTTAAGGGCGCGGTGGCTATCGAACAGCGTAAGCTCTCTAGCACTCGGGCCTGAGCAAACGTGGCTGCGATGCAGCCAGTGACGCAGCTGGAAACGAAAGCGCGATCGGCGAGAGGAAACCCCCGTGAGCGAGCAGCCACGCCAAGAACAGCTGGACCTAGCTGACCACCCGACCGCCGCGCCGGAAGCGCCCGTGCAGCCAGGACTGTTCCCCGACGACTCCGTGCCCGACGAGTTGGTCGGGTACCGCGGCCCGAGTGCCTGCCAGATCGCCGGAATCACCTACCGCCAGCTGGACTACTGGGCGCGCACCTCGCTGGTGGTCCCGTCGATCCGCAGCGCGGCGGGCTCGGGTAGCCAGCGGCTCTACTCGTTCAAGGACATCCTGGTCCTCAAGATCGTCAAGCGGCTGCTCGACACCGGGATCTCGCTGCACAACATCAGGGTTGCGGTCGACCATCTGCGCCAGCGCGGCGTGCAGGACCTGGCGAACATCACGTTGTTCTCCGACGGCACCACGGTTTACGAGTGCACGTCGGCCGAAGAGGTCGTCGACCTGCTGCAGGGTGGGCAGGGCGTGTTCGGCATCGCCGTGTCCGG
This genomic interval from Mycobacterium sp. SMC-2 contains the following:
- a CDS encoding CDP-alcohol phosphatidyltransferase family protein, with the translated sequence MEPALPPNRVLTVPNALSAIRLVLIGVFAYALLVAHANGWAVGILMFSGASDWADGKIARVLDQSSRLGVLLDPAVDRLYMICVPVVMAVSGIVPWWFVAVLLVRDGLLAATLPVLWSRGLSALPVTYIGKAATFALMSGFPLVLLGSWDALWSRVVGACGWAFLIWGMYAYLWAFALYMVQMTLVVRRIPRLKHGAGRPAEPKTVEHG
- a CDS encoding DUF881 domain-containing protein, whose protein sequence is MAEPDRLLGGYDPNAGRSAHVASRPTLIPVPSLLRALLSEHLDPGYAAAAEKRRDADAGGRARAFGWLWQALAALLIATVFAAAVAQARSVAPGVRSAQQLLLGNVRSTEDTATKLAQRRGELSARVDDVQRRALADDAEGQRLLARLDALGLPAASRAVIGPGLKVTVTDPGASPNLSDVSKQRVSGSRQIILDRDLQLVVNSLWASGAEAISVGGVRIGPNVTIRQAGGAILVDNTPTSSPYTILAVGPPRAMRDVFDQSSGRQRLQLLEVSYGVGVTVDAADGLTLPAGSIRDTKFAKQIGPQ
- a CDS encoding small basic family protein, giving the protein MIGIAALAIGIVLGLVFHPAVPEVVQPYLPIAVVAALDAVFGGLRAYLERIFDPKVFVISFVFNVFVAALIVYVGDQLGVGTQLSTAIIVVLGIRIFGNAAALRRRLFGA
- a CDS encoding DUF881 domain-containing protein produces the protein MSQDPPDGAAESRDAASPAQHGRHELPADSARPEIGPVRRTGLSGLIRGGRSRLAFGTLAALLCLLLGIAIVTQVRQNESGDSLETARPADLLVLLDSLRQREATLNSEVSELQNTLNSLQASGNNDQAAIAAAQAKLAALSILAGAVGATGPGVTVTIEDPGPGVSPEVMLDVINELRAAGAEAIEINDGHQSVRVGVDTWVVGMPGSLTIDTKTLSPPYSILAIGDPPTLAAAMNIPGGAEDSIKRVGARMSVRQADRVDVTTLRQPKPHQYAQPVK
- the gcvH gene encoding glycine cleavage system protein GcvH — protein: MSEIPPDLHYTAEHEWVRRSGEDTVRVGITDFAQSALGDVVFVQLPEVGTELTAGESFGEVESTKSVSDLYAPVSGKVSAVNTDLEGSPQLVNSEPYGAGWLVDVQVSDAAALEAGIASLLDAGAYRGTLTE
- the garA gene encoding glycogen accumulation regulator GarA translates to MTDMDSDMGKDQTSDEVTVETTSVFRADFLNELDAPAQAGTESAVSGVEGLPAGSALLVVKRGPNAGSRFLLDQPTTSAGRHPDSDIFLDDVTVSRRHAEFRLENNDFSVVDVGSLNGTYVNREPVDSAVLANGDEVQIGKFRLVFLTGPKQGENGGSGG
- a CDS encoding MerR family transcriptional regulator, translated to MSAPDSPALAGMSIGAVLELLRPDFPDVTISKIRFLEAEGLVTPQRAASGYRRFTAYDCARLRFILTAQRDHYLPLKVIRAQLDAQPDGELPPFGSAYAAPRLVSVAGIGQAGAEPGSGAGSDTAAVAPSSIRLSREALLERSGVGDDLLTALLKAGVITTGPGGFFDEHAVVILQCARALSEYGVEPRHLRAFRSAADRQSDLIAQIAGPVVKAGKAGARDRADDLAREVAALAITLHTSLVKSAVRDVLHR
- a CDS encoding bifunctional nuclease family protein gives rise to the protein MGEVRVVGIRVEQPQNQPVLLLRETDGDRYLPIWIGQSEAAAIALEQQGVEPPRPLTHDLIRDVIAALGHSLKEVRIVDLQEGTFYADLVFDRNITVSARPSDSVAIALRVGVPIYVEEAVLAQAGLLIPDESDEEGGTAVREDEVEKFKEFLDSVSPDDFKAT
- a CDS encoding MerR family transcriptional regulator, with amino-acid sequence MSEQPRQEQLDLADHPTAAPEAPVQPGLFPDDSVPDELVGYRGPSACQIAGITYRQLDYWARTSLVVPSIRSAAGSGSQRLYSFKDILVLKIVKRLLDTGISLHNIRVAVDHLRQRGVQDLANITLFSDGTTVYECTSAEEVVDLLQGGQGVFGIAVSGAMRELTGVIADFPGERADGGESIAAPEDELASRRKHRDRKIG